The Streptococcus viridans genome includes a window with the following:
- the rbfA gene encoding 30S ribosome-binding factor RbfA, which produces MASHFRTDRVGMEIKREVNEILQKKVRDPRVQGVTITDVQMLGDLSMAKVYYSIMSDLASDNQKAQTGLEKATGTIKRELGRNLKLYKIPDLIFVKDESIEYGNKIDQMLRDLDKK; this is translated from the coding sequence ATGGCAAGTCATTTTCGGACAGACCGAGTCGGTATGGAAATCAAGCGGGAAGTCAACGAAATTTTGCAAAAGAAAGTTCGTGATCCGCGTGTCCAAGGCGTCACTATTACGGATGTTCAAATGCTAGGCGATTTATCGATGGCCAAGGTTTACTATTCGATTATGAGTGACCTGGCTTCAGATAATCAAAAGGCTCAGACAGGGCTGGAAAAAGCAACAGGAACCATCAAGCGCGAATTAGGTCGGAATTTAAAATTGTACAAAATTCCAGATTTAATCTTTGTTAAAGATGAATCCATTGAATATGGAAACAAAATTGATCAAATGTTACGCGATCTTGATAAAAAATAA
- the nagA gene encoding N-acetylglucosamine-6-phosphate deacetylase, whose amino-acid sequence MTTYIQADQFFYPHGIRKGGYLEIVDGKFGKHVDQLPEGATVLDYTGYSIAPGLVDTHIHGFGGVDVMDNNIEGTLHTMSEGLLSTGVTSFLPTTLTSSYEQLLAVTENIGARYQEASGAKIRGIYFEGPYFTEKYKGAQNPAYMKDPRMDEFRAWQKAANGLLNKIALAPERDGVEDFVRTVTGEGVTVALGHSNATFDEAKKAVDAGASVWVHAYNGMRGLTHRELGMVGAMYQLPHTYAELICDGHHVDPKACDILLKQKGVENIALITDCMTAGGLEDGDYMLGEFPVVVENGTARLKSTGNLAGSILKLKDGLKNVVEWGIANPHEAVMMASLNPAKSVHIEDVCGQIREGYDADFIVLDKDLELVATFLDGQKRFEA is encoded by the coding sequence ATGACAACCTATATACAAGCAGATCAATTCTTTTATCCCCATGGCATTCGTAAGGGAGGATATCTAGAAATTGTCGATGGCAAATTCGGGAAACATGTGGATCAGCTGCCAGAGGGAGCTACAGTTTTGGATTATACAGGCTATAGTATTGCTCCGGGTTTGGTCGATACGCACATCCATGGATTTGGTGGAGTTGACGTTATGGACAACAACATTGAGGGAACCCTTCATACTATGAGTGAGGGGCTCTTGAGCACAGGGGTCACTAGCTTTTTACCAACAACCTTGACCTCTTCTTATGAACAGTTACTAGCAGTAACTGAAAACATTGGGGCACGATACCAAGAAGCTTCTGGTGCTAAGATTCGTGGGATTTACTTTGAAGGACCTTACTTTACAGAGAAATACAAGGGAGCTCAAAATCCAGCCTACATGAAAGATCCTCGGATGGACGAATTCCGTGCATGGCAAAAAGCAGCTAACGGCTTGCTTAATAAAATTGCCCTTGCTCCTGAGCGAGATGGTGTAGAAGACTTTGTCCGCACAGTGACAGGAGAAGGGGTAACGGTTGCGCTTGGGCACTCCAATGCAACCTTTGATGAAGCCAAAAAAGCAGTGGATGCTGGGGCTAGTGTCTGGGTGCATGCCTATAACGGAATGCGCGGCTTGACCCATCGGGAACTTGGAATGGTTGGGGCTATGTACCAACTTCCTCATACTTATGCAGAGTTAATCTGTGATGGCCATCACGTTGATCCAAAAGCCTGCGACATCCTTCTCAAACAAAAAGGAGTGGAAAATATCGCCTTGATCACCGACTGTATGACAGCTGGTGGCTTGGAAGATGGCGACTACATGTTGGGTGAATTCCCTGTTGTCGTAGAAAATGGAACAGCCCGTTTGAAATCAACAGGGAACCTGGCTGGTTCAATCTTGAAGCTTAAAGATGGATTGAAGAATGTTGTTGAGTGGGGCATTGCCAATCCTCATGAAGCGGTCATGATGGCGAGTCTCAATCCTGCTAAATCCGTCCATATTGAGGATGTCTGTGGTCAAATCCGTGAGGGTTATGACGCTGACTTTATTGTACTGGATAAAGATTTAGAGTTGGTAGCAACCTTCTTGGATGGCCAAAAACGATTTGAAGCTTAA
- a CDS encoding Na/Pi cotransporter family protein has product MSIDWQNILFNFLGGLGLFLYSIKTMGDGLQQAAGDRLRYYIDKYTSNPFLGVLVGIVVTALIQSSTGVTVITVGLVSAGLLTLRQAIGIIMGANIGTTVTSFIIGFKLGTYALPIMFVGTVCLFFTKNRMANNIGRILFGVGGIFYALNLISAGMSPLKELPEFSQYMVTLGKNPILGVLAGAIITVLIQASSATIGILQGLYSGGFLDLKGALPVLFGDNIGTTLTVIIAAMGANVSAKRVAATHVLFNVIGTVLCIILLGPFTSMIEFFQAQLHLSPEMTIAFSHGAFNVTNTIVQFPFIGALAYFVTKLIPGEDEVVKYEPLYLDENLITQAPSIALGNAKKELLHLGTYAEKSFDLAYRYILNQEEKLAEKGHKTEEAINTIDDQLTKYLIRLSSEALSPKESESLTNILDSSRDLERIGDHAEALINLTDYLIRKKVVFSDNALAELEDIYQQTATFVKDALRSVEEDSQELAAELEQRHQAIEKLEKKLRKTHISRLNKGECTPQAGVNFIDIISHYTRVADHAMNLAEKVQLEQI; this is encoded by the coding sequence ATGTCCATTGATTGGCAGAACATTTTATTTAACTTCTTAGGTGGTTTGGGACTATTTTTATATAGTATCAAAACCATGGGGGATGGCTTGCAACAGGCTGCAGGGGATCGTCTTCGTTACTATATCGACAAATATACCAGTAATCCATTTCTAGGAGTGCTCGTAGGGATTGTCGTGACTGCTCTTATCCAGTCTAGTACAGGGGTAACTGTTATTACGGTTGGATTAGTAAGTGCAGGCCTCTTAACGCTACGCCAAGCAATTGGGATCATCATGGGGGCCAATATCGGGACGACGGTCACTTCCTTCATCATTGGTTTCAAGTTGGGAACTTATGCCTTACCGATTATGTTTGTCGGTACAGTCTGTCTCTTCTTTACCAAGAATCGGATGGCGAATAACATCGGTCGAATCTTATTTGGGGTTGGGGGGATCTTTTATGCCTTAAACCTCATCAGCGCAGGGATGAGTCCTTTGAAGGAGTTGCCAGAATTTAGCCAATACATGGTAACCCTTGGGAAGAATCCAATCCTCGGAGTGCTGGCTGGAGCTATTATTACTGTTTTGATCCAGGCTTCTTCAGCAACCATTGGAATTCTGCAAGGTCTCTACTCAGGAGGATTTTTGGATCTGAAGGGAGCCCTACCGGTCTTATTTGGAGATAATATCGGAACAACCCTCACTGTTATCATCGCTGCCATGGGAGCTAATGTTTCAGCTAAGCGAGTTGCAGCGACCCACGTCTTATTTAATGTCATCGGGACTGTTCTTTGTATTATCCTGTTGGGACCATTTACGAGCATGATTGAATTCTTTCAAGCGCAGTTGCATCTCTCACCTGAGATGACGATTGCCTTTTCACACGGTGCTTTTAATGTGACCAACACCATCGTTCAATTCCCGTTCATCGGTGCTTTGGCTTACTTTGTGACCAAATTGATTCCTGGTGAAGATGAAGTGGTCAAATACGAGCCACTTTACTTGGATGAAAATCTGATTACCCAAGCTCCTTCGATTGCCTTGGGAAATGCTAAAAAAGAACTTTTGCATTTAGGAACTTATGCTGAAAAGAGTTTCGACTTGGCCTATCGCTACATTTTGAATCAAGAAGAAAAGCTAGCTGAAAAAGGCCATAAAACGGAAGAAGCGATTAATACCATCGATGATCAGTTGACCAAATACTTGATCCGCTTGTCCAGTGAAGCTTTGAGTCCAAAAGAAAGCGAATCCTTGACCAATATTTTGGATTCTTCTCGAGATTTAGAGCGGATTGGAGACCACGCAGAAGCCTTAATCAACCTGACGGATTACCTCATTCGGAAGAAAGTTGTGTTTTCTGATAATGCCTTGGCTGAATTAGAAGATATCTACCAACAAACTGCGACTTTTGTTAAAGATGCACTTCGAAGTGTAGAAGAAGATAGCCAAGAGTTGGCGGCAGAGTTGGAACAGCGCCATCAGGCAATTGAGAAGCTCGAAAAGAAATTGCGGAAGACCCATATTTCTCGTCTGAACAAGGGCGAGTGTACGCCTCAAGCGGGTGTTAACTTTATTGATATCATCTCTCACTATACACGTGTTGCCGACCATGCCATGAATTTAGCAGAGAAGGTACAATTGGAGCAAATCTAG
- a CDS encoding aldo/keto reductase yields MKSYKLNDGRHIPVLGFGTWKAKDGEEAYQAVKAALEAGYRHIDTAAIYQNEESVGKAIKDSGIPREELFVTTKLWNNRHTYEDAVNGLEESLHKLGLEYIDLYLIHWPNPVTHRENEAWKARNREVWRAMEDMQAEGKIRSIGVSNFLPHHLDALLESAKVLPAVNQIRLAPGVYQEEVVRYCRDKGILLEAWGPFGQGELFQNETVLTLAKQYDVTPAQLLLAWSLAEGFLPLPKSVTPERIASNLQCTAIALSPEDCELLRKIPVEAGAPNPDTKDF; encoded by the coding sequence ATGAAGAGCTACAAACTAAATGACGGACGCCACATTCCTGTACTAGGTTTTGGTACTTGGAAGGCGAAGGATGGCGAGGAAGCTTATCAAGCAGTAAAAGCAGCCTTAGAAGCGGGCTATCGTCATATTGATACGGCAGCCATCTATCAAAATGAAGAAAGCGTCGGAAAGGCTATCAAAGATAGTGGTATTCCAAGAGAAGAGCTTTTTGTAACGACCAAGTTGTGGAATAATCGTCACACCTATGAGGATGCTGTTAATGGTCTAGAAGAATCTTTGCACAAATTGGGACTAGAATATATCGATTTGTACCTCATCCACTGGCCAAATCCTGTGACTCACCGAGAAAATGAGGCCTGGAAAGCACGGAATCGTGAGGTTTGGAGAGCCATGGAAGATATGCAGGCAGAAGGAAAGATTCGTTCTATTGGTGTGAGTAACTTCCTGCCCCATCACCTGGATGCTTTGTTGGAGAGTGCCAAAGTTCTTCCAGCAGTTAATCAGATCCGCTTGGCCCCTGGAGTCTATCAAGAGGAAGTAGTCCGTTATTGCCGTGATAAAGGAATTTTATTGGAAGCTTGGGGTCCATTTGGCCAAGGAGAGCTTTTTCAAAATGAGACAGTCCTCACATTGGCTAAACAGTATGATGTAACTCCAGCCCAGCTTCTCTTAGCTTGGAGTTTAGCAGAAGGATTTTTGCCTTTGCCCAAGTCAGTGACTCCTGAGCGGATTGCAAGTAACCTGCAATGCACTGCGATTGCATTATCCCCAGAAGACTGTGAGCTCCTCCGGAAGATCCCAGTAGAGGCGGGAGCGCCGAATCCAGATACCAAAGACTTTTAA
- a CDS encoding S8 family serine peptidase — translation MSKQRFSLRKYKFGVASVLLGSVLVFGAGNVSADEAKQPETAVVASVEANPASPSESASPVTNQASEQPTDSVVENGKVIDEPASSDKGVATPSVESDSQVLAPEAKTEAQATEKQAEVVTKTEDKTAEKASEGQEKTEAKPSSTEEKSEAKPVTEARAEKKTEDKPLSISSNTIINVPQTWEKGYKGEGTVVAVIDSGLDVYHEVLRISDPTKGKFKNQTELEAAKKAAGIDYGKWYNDKVVFAYDYMDGDDNIKEKDHDSHGMHVTGIATGNPDKKAGDGNYVYGVAPEAQVMFMRVFSDRSGSTSDVVYVKAIDDAVALGADVINMSLGSGTGSTVNASPAVREAIQRARAKGVSVVIAAGNSNTYGYGYDNPSAENPDYGVVGSPSTVEESISVASVNDSFVTEEVFTVRGLEENADLDKGKFTYTAAETDANFENGKEYDYVDAGLGRESDLESLDLTGKVALIKRGEITFSNKVANVYKKGAIGALIYNSVEGANIKMGLEGDAKKIPAVFISKRYGEAIKDKDYKIVFDGSLDNRPNPDAGKMSEFSSWGVSTDGQLKPDVTAPGGSIFSSLNDNSYGSMSGTSMASPHVAGVSALVKEYLQAHHPELSPEELSATVKALIMSTAKPHFNKETGAYTSVRQQGAGIVDTAAAVSTDLYVTNEDAYPSVTLGNVEDRFSFDVTVHNISDRDRELKMIVNTTTDDVKDDHFTLKPRKLTETVWPNVTVKAHSSQTVTVTVDASKFAEELTKLMPNGYFLEGFARFVDPADDGDVVSIPFMGFRGSFQDIPAVEKPIYNLVREGKSGFYYDVPESKHVPSKANVTSLVSNANDVLYSTAKKETAERSPIVLGTVETPEGLNVLHLDADGNVRLAISPDGDGNKDYVQYRAVVLRNLKNMKAAVYKADDQAFAQPVWTSTGAFSARKNYFDGRGKQSYLVDNTAWEGTDAKGEKVADGHYVYEVRYTPAVPGAEEQVVRFNLQIDTQKPILTSGYTTKKDGVETFYARKTKDVGNGGILREQVFYVKTFDEEGTLVKEGKDALGKTSRFENRVYLTANEEGGYTLPEGISKDLLYYVVEDYAGNRDFASLANFAGTEDSGRIKVSVLNADTHQELDTDFVYRIKDDQGQYVNLDKGKEINFLKFGSYVAELFAYDKSDLKLVSERTQKFEITAEDSFKTIEFLAKEIVTAPLSLVFDQAVPRTTPVVLKNQAGETFVLPVQRYGKNAFGKDVPVGTYTISVSLPTGYELLENAPTVTVLADQNNLAKLSVVIKTQLLQLLAQQANLTSTPQYFNATSEKRLAYDAAYQEAQKALAAKLSQAEVNQIFSNLGLVTSQLDGKESDFTALKSAIAAYDVTSKTGRYANAKDSARRAFDQSFKELALLLVREGVTQEQINQALASYQVADQQLNGKTTDFSSLKKLIAAELQFQAKNAKFIYAADKVKVDYLQAFIRAQAVLANPAASQQEVKAALAEVKAAKKKLNGKKPKVAKRP, via the coding sequence ATGAGTAAACAGCGTTTCTCATTGAGAAAATATAAGTTTGGTGTTGCATCGGTGCTGTTAGGATCTGTCCTTGTCTTTGGAGCAGGGAATGTCAGTGCTGATGAAGCGAAACAACCAGAGACGGCAGTCGTTGCATCTGTAGAAGCAAATCCAGCATCGCCAAGTGAGTCTGCCTCGCCTGTAACGAATCAGGCAAGTGAGCAGCCCACAGACTCAGTAGTTGAAAATGGTAAAGTTATTGACGAGCCAGCTTCCTCAGATAAAGGGGTGGCAACTCCATCTGTGGAATCAGACAGCCAAGTCCTTGCGCCGGAAGCAAAAACAGAGGCTCAAGCGACCGAAAAGCAAGCGGAAGTCGTAACTAAAACAGAGGATAAAACTGCAGAAAAAGCATCCGAAGGACAGGAAAAAACAGAAGCAAAACCTTCTTCAACAGAGGAGAAGAGTGAGGCTAAACCTGTAACGGAAGCAAGAGCTGAAAAGAAAACTGAAGATAAACCATTAAGTATCAGCAGCAATACGATTATTAATGTGCCACAAACTTGGGAAAAAGGCTACAAAGGTGAAGGGACTGTTGTTGCAGTCATTGACTCTGGTTTAGATGTCTACCATGAAGTATTGCGGATTTCAGACCCTACAAAAGGGAAATTCAAAAATCAAACAGAGTTAGAAGCTGCTAAAAAAGCAGCGGGAATTGACTACGGAAAATGGTACAACGATAAGGTCGTCTTTGCCTATGATTATATGGATGGAGATGACAATATCAAAGAAAAAGACCATGATTCACACGGTATGCACGTAACAGGAATCGCGACTGGAAACCCTGACAAGAAAGCTGGGGATGGCAACTACGTATACGGGGTTGCTCCAGAAGCCCAAGTGATGTTTATGCGGGTTTTCTCTGATCGTAGTGGATCAACCAGTGATGTTGTCTATGTGAAAGCGATTGATGACGCAGTGGCATTGGGAGCTGATGTCATTAACATGAGTCTAGGATCTGGGACAGGATCTACAGTGAATGCTAGTCCTGCTGTCCGAGAAGCAATCCAACGAGCACGCGCAAAAGGGGTTAGTGTTGTTATCGCAGCGGGTAATAGCAATACCTATGGATACGGTTATGACAACCCAAGCGCTGAAAACCCTGATTACGGTGTCGTGGGTAGCCCTTCAACCGTAGAAGAGTCTATTTCAGTTGCATCAGTAAATGATTCATTCGTAACAGAAGAAGTCTTTACAGTTCGTGGTTTGGAAGAAAATGCCGACTTGGATAAAGGGAAGTTCACCTATACAGCAGCTGAAACAGATGCCAATTTCGAAAATGGGAAAGAATATGACTATGTGGATGCTGGCTTGGGGCGTGAGAGTGATTTAGAAAGTCTCGATTTGACTGGTAAAGTCGCCCTCATCAAACGTGGCGAAATCACCTTCTCAAATAAGGTCGCTAATGTCTATAAAAAAGGAGCGATTGGCGCTCTTATTTACAACAGTGTCGAAGGCGCGAATATCAAAATGGGCCTCGAAGGCGATGCGAAAAAAATTCCTGCGGTATTTATTTCTAAGCGGTATGGAGAAGCCATCAAAGACAAAGACTACAAGATAGTCTTTGATGGTAGTCTGGATAACCGTCCAAACCCTGATGCAGGGAAGATGTCTGAATTCTCTAGTTGGGGAGTGTCAACGGATGGACAATTGAAACCAGATGTTACTGCACCTGGTGGATCGATCTTCTCTTCACTAAATGACAATAGCTATGGCAGTATGAGTGGAACCAGTATGGCCTCTCCTCATGTGGCTGGGGTATCGGCTTTGGTGAAGGAATACCTCCAAGCTCACCATCCGGAACTTTCACCAGAGGAGTTATCTGCAACGGTCAAGGCCTTGATCATGTCAACTGCAAAACCACACTTCAACAAAGAAACGGGCGCCTACACTTCGGTGCGTCAACAAGGTGCAGGGATTGTGGATACTGCTGCAGCGGTTTCAACGGACTTATATGTAACGAATGAAGATGCTTACCCAAGCGTAACTCTTGGCAATGTGGAAGATCGATTCAGCTTTGATGTGACCGTTCATAATATTTCTGATAGAGATAGAGAGTTGAAGATGATTGTGAATACCACTACCGACGATGTAAAAGACGATCATTTTACTTTGAAGCCACGGAAATTGACAGAGACGGTATGGCCAAATGTCACCGTAAAAGCCCATAGTAGTCAGACTGTGACGGTGACTGTCGATGCGTCTAAGTTTGCTGAAGAATTGACTAAATTGATGCCGAACGGCTACTTCTTAGAAGGTTTTGCTCGCTTTGTGGATCCAGCAGATGACGGTGATGTGGTTAGCATTCCATTTATGGGCTTCCGTGGTTCTTTCCAAGATATCCCTGCGGTTGAAAAACCAATCTACAACTTGGTACGAGAAGGGAAATCAGGATTCTACTATGATGTTCCAGAAAGCAAACACGTGCCGTCAAAAGCGAATGTTACATCCTTAGTCTCTAACGCTAACGATGTGCTCTATTCAACTGCTAAGAAGGAAACAGCAGAACGAAGCCCAATCGTTCTCGGGACAGTAGAAACTCCGGAAGGTTTGAATGTCCTTCATTTGGATGCTGACGGCAATGTCCGTCTGGCTATTTCTCCAGATGGAGATGGAAACAAAGATTACGTGCAGTATCGGGCAGTAGTCTTGCGAAATCTAAAAAATATGAAAGCAGCTGTCTACAAGGCAGATGATCAAGCATTTGCTCAGCCAGTTTGGACAAGTACAGGAGCTTTCTCTGCTCGTAAGAATTATTTTGACGGACGTGGGAAACAATCTTATCTAGTCGACAACACGGCTTGGGAAGGGACGGATGCCAAGGGTGAAAAGGTGGCGGATGGTCACTATGTCTATGAGGTTCGTTATACTCCAGCAGTTCCAGGAGCAGAGGAGCAAGTTGTTCGCTTTAACCTCCAAATTGATACCCAAAAACCTATCTTGACTTCAGGTTACACAACCAAGAAGGATGGGGTAGAAACCTTCTATGCTCGTAAAACAAAAGATGTTGGCAATGGTGGAATCTTACGAGAGCAAGTCTTCTATGTCAAGACCTTTGATGAAGAGGGGACCCTGGTTAAGGAGGGGAAAGACGCCCTAGGGAAGACTAGCCGCTTTGAAAACCGTGTCTATTTAACGGCAAATGAGGAAGGTGGCTATACTCTTCCAGAAGGAATCAGTAAAGACTTACTTTACTATGTGGTAGAAGACTACGCTGGAAACCGCGACTTTGCCTCTCTTGCTAATTTTGCTGGTACTGAAGATAGTGGCCGGATTAAGGTGTCTGTCCTAAATGCCGATACACATCAAGAATTAGATACTGATTTTGTCTACCGTATCAAGGATGATCAAGGACAGTATGTCAACTTAGACAAAGGGAAAGAAATCAATTTCCTTAAGTTTGGTAGCTACGTGGCAGAACTCTTTGCCTATGACAAATCAGATCTGAAACTTGTCAGCGAACGAACTCAGAAATTTGAAATCACAGCAGAGGATAGCTTTAAGACCATTGAATTCTTGGCCAAAGAGATTGTCACTGCACCTTTGAGCCTGGTCTTTGATCAAGCAGTACCAAGAACAACACCAGTTGTCTTGAAAAATCAAGCTGGTGAAACCTTTGTTCTTCCAGTTCAACGCTACGGCAAGAATGCGTTTGGAAAAGATGTCCCAGTTGGAACCTATACGATTTCAGTCAGTCTACCAACAGGCTATGAGTTGCTTGAGAATGCACCAACGGTGACCGTTCTAGCGGACCAAAACAATCTCGCAAAACTTTCTGTTGTCATTAAGACCCAATTGTTGCAATTGTTGGCTCAACAAGCTAACTTGACTAGCACTCCTCAGTACTTCAATGCAACGAGTGAAAAACGTTTAGCCTATGATGCAGCTTATCAAGAAGCTCAGAAGGCTCTTGCAGCTAAGTTATCACAAGCAGAGGTTAACCAAATCTTTTCAAATCTTGGATTGGTTACAAGTCAATTAGATGGGAAAGAGTCTGATTTTACAGCGCTTAAATCAGCCATTGCTGCCTATGATGTAACCTCAAAAACAGGTCGTTATGCCAACGCTAAGGATTCCGCTCGACGTGCTTTTGATCAAAGCTTTAAGGAATTGGCCCTCTTGCTCGTTCGTGAAGGTGTGACACAAGAGCAAATCAACCAAGCACTTGCGAGCTACCAAGTAGCTGATCAACAGCTAAATGGAAAAACAACCGATTTCTCAAGTCTTAAGAAATTGATTGCGGCAGAACTTCAGTTCCAAGCTAAGAACGCTAAGTTTATCTATGCAGCAGATAAGGTGAAGGTAGACTACCTTCAAGCATTTATCCGAGCTCAAGCTGTACTGGCTAATCCTGCTGCTAGTCAACAGGAAGTTAAGGCGGCCTTAGCAGAGGTTAAAGCTGCTAAGAAAAAATTAAATGGGAAGAAACCAAAGGTTGCAAAACGCCCATAA
- the glyQ gene encoding glycine--tRNA ligase subunit alpha: MSKKLTFQEIILTLQQYWNDQGCMLMQAYDNEKGAGTMSPYTFLRAIGPEPWNAAYVEPSRRPADGRYGENPNRLYQHHQFQVVMKPSPSNIQELYLESLEKLGINPLEHDIRFVEDNWENPSTGSAGLGWEVWLDGMEITQFTYFQQVGGLSTGPVTAEVTYGLERLASYIQEVDSVYDIEWAPGVKYGEIFLQPEYEHSKYSFEVSDQDMLLENFEKFEKEAGRALELGLVHPAYDYVLKCSHTFNLLDARGAVSVTERAGYIARIRNLARVVAKTFVAERKKLGYPLLDEATRAQLLAEEEE; this comes from the coding sequence ATGTCTAAAAAATTGACTTTCCAGGAAATCATCCTTACTTTGCAACAATACTGGAATGACCAGGGTTGTATGCTGATGCAGGCTTATGATAACGAAAAGGGTGCGGGAACCATGAGTCCTTACACCTTCCTTCGTGCCATCGGTCCGGAGCCATGGAACGCAGCCTATGTAGAGCCATCTCGTCGTCCAGCAGATGGTCGTTACGGGGAAAACCCAAACCGTCTTTATCAACACCACCAATTCCAAGTGGTCATGAAACCATCACCATCAAACATTCAAGAACTCTACCTTGAGTCATTGGAAAAATTGGGCATCAACCCATTGGAACACGATATCCGTTTCGTTGAAGATAACTGGGAAAACCCATCAACTGGTTCAGCAGGTCTTGGTTGGGAAGTTTGGCTTGACGGTATGGAAATCACTCAGTTCACCTATTTCCAACAAGTTGGTGGATTGTCAACTGGTCCTGTTACAGCCGAGGTCACTTATGGATTGGAACGTTTGGCTTCCTACATCCAAGAAGTAGACTCAGTTTATGACATCGAATGGGCTCCAGGAGTTAAATACGGAGAAATCTTCCTTCAACCAGAATACGAACACTCAAAATACAGCTTTGAAGTTTCTGACCAAGATATGCTTCTTGAAAACTTCGAAAAATTTGAAAAAGAAGCAGGACGTGCTTTGGAATTGGGTCTGGTTCACCCTGCCTATGACTATGTTTTGAAATGTTCACATACTTTTAACTTGCTAGATGCTCGTGGAGCAGTATCCGTTACAGAACGTGCCGGTTACATTGCTCGCATCCGTAACTTGGCCCGTGTCGTAGCTAAGACCTTCGTTGCAGAACGTAAGAAACTCGGTTACCCACTGCTAGACGAAGCCACACGCGCTCAACTCCTAGCTGAAGAGGAAGAATAA